In a single window of the Papaver somniferum cultivar HN1 chromosome 8, ASM357369v1, whole genome shotgun sequence genome:
- the LOC113302082 gene encoding haloacid dehalogenase-like hydrolase domain-containing protein Sgpp gives MPSLVSHRLHQHHAPLSLLQTNCKTKRNRNLQVTFVSTPTSSNMSANSNSLERRSISSLATLEAILFDIDGTLCDSDPLHFLAFQDMLQEVGFNGGVPIDEEFFIQKIAGKHNDDIGVVLFSDWEPEKSRKFLVEKESYFRRLAAEKLSPVKGLYKLRKWVEDRGLKRAAVTNAPKENAELALSSLGITEFFQAVVLGDECERAKPFPDPYLKGLKLLNASPDHTLVFEDSVSGTKAGVAAGLPVVALTTGNPEHLLREAGASLVIENYEDPKLWSVLEELDALAAKL, from the exons ATGCCTTCACTTGTTTCTCATCGTCTTCATCAACACCACGCTCCTCTTTCCCTCCTACAAACAAATTGTAAAACTAAAAGGAATCGGAATTTGCAGGTCACATTTGTGTCTACTCCAACCTCTTCAAATATGTCTGCGAATTCCAATTCTTTAGAAAG ACGTTCTATTTCTAGTCTCGCAACACTTGAAGCAATACTATTTGACATCGATGGGACACTATGTGATTCAGATCCGCTCCATTTCCTTGCGTTCCAGGATATGCTTCAAGAG GTGGGTTTCAATGGTGGGGTCCCTATCGATGAAGAATTCTTCATTCAAAAAATTGCTGGGAAGCATAATGATGATATCGGTGTAGTACTCTTCTCTGATTGGGAACCGGAGAAAAGCCGCAAATTCTTGGTTGAAAAGGAATCCTACTTCCGCAG GTTAGCTGCTGAAAAACTATCACCAGTTAAGGGACTATACAAGTTGCGTAAATGGGTCGAGGATCGAGGACTTAAGCGGGCTGCAGTAACAAATGCTCCAAAAGAAAATGCTGAGCTTGCATTGTCAAGCCTCGGCATAACTGAGTTCTTTCAGGCTGTCGTGCTTGGTGATGAATGTGAACGAGCAAAACCGTTTCCAGATCCTTACCTAAAGGGTCTTAAACTACTAAACGCTTCACCTGATCATACTCTTGTATTTGAG GATTCTGTATCAGGGACAAAAGCTGGTGTTGCAGCTGGATTACCAGTGGTGGCTTTGACTACTGGGAATCCTGAACATTTACTTCGGGAAGCTGGTGCATCCTTGGTTATTGAGAATTATGAGGACCCAAAACTGTGGAGTGTGCTAGAGGAGCTAGATGCACTAGCAGCTAAACTTTAA